The following proteins come from a genomic window of Nitrospira sp.:
- a CDS encoding ABC1 family protein — protein sequence MENRPQNHTVRRVMVGTDRSKTADHAVRWAAEFADRYGAELFVIQVILPQHPATTEFGAAEQTRAAAAHDELTHFVKEIAGERGHSLAVIDRDPASAIVRAAEREAIDVLVVGNSGMAGRKQFLLGNVPNRISHNSRCTVVIANTQSAVDGAGPEFASIYKPHAESHVAEPRLGARAAHIARVMAKHGLKELFSQPETSNISIRRQQAQRLRAALEELGPTFSKLGQVLSTRPDLLPPEYIDELAMLQSHVPPMAESEVVQVAEQELGVPWEDVFESIDTKPLAAGTIAQVHRAMLESGDRVVIKVQRPTARADIEQDLALLEIFAQKVGQRPALNQIVNMEAVFKHLSTSLHRELDFHQEIENIDRMQTVLADYDHLAVPSVHHQLSTSRLLVMEEIQGVPVTQAPEGPERIEAARQLLESYYKQIIVDGFFHADPHPGNLMWWKNRIYMLDFGMVGAVDANVREHLLLLLMALWKEDVVFLSEVTLMMTGALDRNDLDVPRFQSEIGEVMAKYRKAALAEMQIGPLLQEMSTIGFRHGVPLPASLTLAAKALAQVQLATAHLDPKLDPYDVAGKFLTRVMIKRMGVALDPKALLYQSQKLKVRAERVIEAIEHLIGARPGQKLVVNFQANSLEEMVRRTGRRLTLGLTAAASILASGFTVASTTVAGWIPITFGIVAGLLTVGLILDLIRGR from the coding sequence ATGGAGAATCGTCCTCAGAACCACACTGTACGACGCGTGATGGTCGGGACGGACCGATCCAAAACGGCGGATCATGCCGTCCGGTGGGCCGCTGAGTTCGCCGACCGCTACGGTGCAGAACTGTTCGTGATACAAGTCATCCTTCCGCAACACCCGGCCACCACCGAATTCGGCGCAGCCGAGCAGACACGGGCCGCGGCCGCCCATGACGAACTGACTCATTTTGTGAAGGAGATCGCCGGAGAGCGCGGCCATTCCCTCGCCGTCATTGACCGTGATCCGGCATCGGCGATCGTCCGGGCCGCCGAACGGGAAGCCATCGATGTCCTGGTTGTGGGTAATTCCGGAATGGCCGGCAGAAAGCAATTTTTGCTCGGGAATGTTCCGAACCGTATCAGCCACAATTCCCGCTGCACCGTTGTTATCGCGAATACACAGTCAGCGGTGGATGGGGCGGGTCCAGAATTCGCGAGCATCTATAAGCCACATGCGGAATCTCACGTCGCTGAACCACGTCTGGGGGCCCGAGCCGCGCACATCGCCAGGGTGATGGCAAAGCACGGCTTGAAAGAACTGTTTAGCCAACCGGAGACATCGAATATTTCCATTCGCCGTCAGCAAGCTCAGCGCCTACGGGCTGCTCTGGAGGAATTGGGGCCGACCTTCTCGAAACTTGGACAAGTATTGTCGACGCGGCCGGACCTCCTCCCGCCGGAATACATCGATGAACTCGCCATGTTGCAGAGTCATGTCCCTCCCATGGCCGAGAGTGAGGTCGTGCAGGTCGCCGAGCAAGAGTTAGGGGTGCCGTGGGAGGACGTGTTTGAATCCATCGATACAAAGCCGCTTGCCGCCGGCACGATCGCACAAGTCCATCGGGCCATGCTCGAGAGCGGTGACCGTGTCGTCATCAAAGTTCAACGGCCCACGGCTCGTGCCGACATTGAACAAGATCTTGCCCTGCTGGAAATATTCGCTCAGAAAGTCGGGCAACGCCCGGCCCTCAACCAAATCGTGAATATGGAAGCCGTCTTCAAACATCTCTCTACATCGCTCCACCGTGAACTCGACTTTCATCAAGAAATCGAAAACATCGATCGAATGCAAACGGTACTCGCAGACTATGACCATTTGGCCGTTCCTTCCGTGCACCACCAACTATCGACATCCCGGCTCTTGGTGATGGAGGAGATTCAAGGTGTCCCGGTCACACAGGCGCCGGAAGGCCCGGAGCGTATCGAGGCGGCCCGTCAGCTCTTGGAAAGTTACTACAAACAAATCATCGTCGATGGCTTCTTCCATGCCGATCCTCATCCTGGCAATCTGATGTGGTGGAAGAACCGTATCTACATGCTCGATTTCGGGATGGTCGGCGCCGTCGATGCCAATGTGCGCGAGCATCTCTTGTTGTTGCTGATGGCGCTATGGAAGGAGGACGTGGTTTTCCTCAGCGAGGTCACACTGATGATGACGGGTGCTCTCGACCGCAATGATCTGGATGTACCACGGTTTCAAAGTGAGATCGGAGAAGTCATGGCGAAATATCGCAAGGCGGCTCTGGCTGAGATGCAGATCGGACCGCTGCTTCAAGAAATGAGCACGATCGGCTTTCGCCACGGCGTCCCGTTGCCCGCCTCGCTCACGCTCGCCGCGAAGGCGCTCGCCCAGGTGCAACTCGCGACGGCCCATCTCGATCCAAAGCTCGATCCGTATGACGTCGCAGGGAAGTTTTTGACGCGCGTCATGATCAAACGCATGGGGGTCGCGCTGGATCCCAAAGCGCTCCTCTATCAGTCGCAAAAACTGAAGGTACGGGCCGAACGGGTGATCGAGGCCATAGAACATCTCATCGGCGCCCGCCCCGGCCAGAAGCTTGTCGTCAATTTCCAAGCCAATTCACTCGAGGAGATGGTCCGCAGGACAGGGCGGCGTCTGACATTGGGTCTGACTGCTGCGGCAAGTATTCTTGCCAGCGGGTTCACCGTCGCGTCAACGACGGTCGCCGGCT
- a CDS encoding YcfA-like produces the protein MGRLAGFRYREIIQRLKSLGFQFDRQAAGSHEIWFNPSTRRYTTIPNHPGDMPEGTLRAILKQAGVVPERFLEAK, from the coding sequence ATGGGACGATTGGCTGGGTTCCGATACCGTGAGATCATTCAACGATTGAAAAGCCTTGGGTTTCAGTTTGACCGACAGGCTGCCGGTAGTCATGAAATCTGGTTCAACCCTTCCACTCGCAGGTACACGACCATTCCCAATCATCCGGGCGACATGCCCGAAGGCACCCTCCGCGCCATCTTAAAACAGGCTGGAGTAGTTCCAGAGCGATTTCTTGAAGCAAAATAG
- a CDS encoding calcineurin-like phosphoesterase: MSSWPDRVRAFIGHCLGHPLYRLFSLVPDWEFGLSDHELTRHTQVHGVLAGRRAVHITDLHIDRYCPRHNRIVQNVENLRPDWIFITGDLLNVPEGLPHLFRFLEQLRAIAPLYVTLGNHDHYSGVPVSQFSELADRHKITLLVNQRVIVSAEKGELAIVGVDDPSLHRADLRCVPPRADSRFTLLLAHAPNILDYVEDHHAIDLILCGHSHGGQWRVPGIPTFWLPPGCNGRVAGWHKSGRHRLYVNRGIGWSFLPFRLNCRPEIAVIEWVQK, translated from the coding sequence ATGTCGTCATGGCCTGATCGCGTACGCGCCTTCATCGGACACTGCCTAGGCCATCCCCTCTACCGGCTGTTCAGCCTAGTCCCAGACTGGGAATTCGGTCTTTCTGACCATGAGCTGACGCGCCACACTCAAGTGCATGGTGTGCTCGCTGGTCGACGTGCCGTCCATATAACTGATCTGCATATTGACCGATATTGTCCGCGTCACAATCGCATTGTACAGAACGTGGAGAATCTTCGTCCGGACTGGATTTTCATCACGGGTGATCTGCTCAACGTACCGGAAGGTCTGCCGCATCTCTTTCGATTCCTAGAACAGCTGCGCGCCATTGCACCCCTGTACGTGACATTGGGCAATCACGACCATTATAGCGGAGTACCTGTGTCACAATTTTCCGAACTTGCCGATCGGCACAAGATCACGCTGCTGGTGAACCAACGTGTCATCGTTTCAGCGGAAAAAGGAGAACTCGCAATCGTCGGCGTCGATGATCCCTCGCTTCATCGTGCGGATCTTCGATGTGTGCCGCCTCGCGCCGACTCACGCTTTACGTTGCTTCTGGCCCATGCCCCCAACATTCTCGACTATGTGGAAGACCATCATGCCATTGACTTGATTCTTTGCGGGCACAGTCACGGCGGACAGTGGAGAGTGCCGGGAATTCCCACCTTCTGGCTTCCTCCTGGATGTAATGGTCGCGTGGCGGGCTGGCACAAATCGGGCCGGCACAGGTTGTACGTCAACCGAGGGATAGGTTGGTCCTTTCTTCCGTTTCGTTTGAACTGCCGGCCTGAGATTGCCGTGATTGAGTGGGTTCAGAAGTAG
- a CDS encoding tRNA pseudouridine(13) synthase produces MQAIEPFLTSNLPGIGGQIRTTPEDFQVEERPLYLPCGEGEHVYVTITKRNLSTPDLVRRLSSSLRIKAQSIGVAGLKDARAVTTQMVSLQGVAPDQISGLKIDDRLLSLRILGRHRNRLRTGHHSGNRFRLVIRDVADHAAETVPAVLRQLSTRGVPNYFGPQRQGKDGDNHRIGAILLHDTRRREKMSRATRIWYLNAYQSFLFNRILARRIDRLDKVIAGDWAMKSDNGACFQVEDAEKEQSRADRFEISPTGILFGSRVSWANGEPGRIEEAVITEAGATKDNLVAAAKACGFRGERRALRIPLAELEWSLHGSILVLSFSLPPGAYATSVLRELMKASSPNS; encoded by the coding sequence ATGCAAGCAATTGAACCCTTTCTCACAAGCAACCTTCCCGGTATCGGTGGACAAATCCGCACCACGCCCGAAGACTTTCAAGTCGAAGAACGGCCGCTTTATCTCCCATGCGGGGAAGGGGAACATGTCTATGTCACGATTACGAAGCGTAACCTTTCCACACCGGATCTCGTCCGCCGGCTCTCGTCATCATTGAGAATCAAGGCACAGTCAATCGGTGTCGCGGGACTCAAGGACGCACGAGCGGTCACCACACAAATGGTATCCCTACAAGGAGTCGCACCAGATCAGATTTCCGGCTTGAAGATTGATGACAGACTCCTGAGCCTGCGGATACTCGGCCGCCATCGCAATCGGTTACGAACCGGCCATCACTCCGGCAATCGCTTCCGCTTAGTCATCCGCGATGTCGCCGATCACGCAGCTGAAACCGTGCCGGCCGTCCTTCGACAGCTCAGCACGCGCGGCGTGCCGAACTATTTCGGACCACAGCGGCAAGGGAAGGACGGTGACAACCATCGCATCGGCGCGATATTGCTGCATGATACGCGGCGGCGTGAAAAAATGAGTCGGGCCACCCGCATTTGGTATCTCAACGCCTATCAATCATTCCTGTTCAATCGGATACTCGCACGTAGAATCGACCGTCTCGACAAGGTTATCGCCGGAGATTGGGCCATGAAGTCGGACAATGGCGCCTGTTTTCAAGTCGAGGATGCCGAGAAAGAACAATCGCGAGCGGATCGTTTCGAAATCAGCCCGACAGGCATCCTCTTTGGTTCGCGGGTATCCTGGGCAAACGGCGAGCCCGGTCGAATCGAGGAGGCGGTCATTACAGAAGCAGGGGCAACGAAGGATAATCTTGTCGCAGCCGCCAAGGCTTGCGGATTCCGTGGCGAGCGGAGAGCGCTTCGCATTCCCCTCGCTGAACTTGAATGGTCGCTACACGGCTCCATCCTTGTCCTGTCCTTTAGTCTCCCCCCCGGCGCCTACGCCACAAGCGTACTCCGAGAACTGATGAAAGCATCCTCCCCGAACTCTTAG
- a CDS encoding NG,NG-dimethylarginine dimethylaminohydrolase 1, with the protein MSRILVCPPDFFGVEYEINPWMRLANRVDHGRAVRQWHELTRVLEQDLGVILERMTPIPGLPDLVFTANAGIVVGRTAVVSRFRYPERQREEVHFENWFRKHGYEVMTLEAGLHFEGAGDFLGFPEYWFGGYRQRSDIRVFPILSERFHREIIPLELVDSRFYHLDTCFCPLSGGELLYFPAAFDSYGRTAIAERVPDKLRLAVPEDEALKFACNAVCVEKHVVLPAECPATQAWLRIRGYETHPVQLDEFMRSGGSAKCLTLMLD; encoded by the coding sequence ATGAGCCGCATCCTTGTCTGTCCGCCGGATTTTTTCGGAGTTGAGTATGAGATCAATCCCTGGATGCGACTTGCCAATCGCGTGGATCATGGACGGGCGGTGCGACAGTGGCATGAATTGACACGCGTGCTTGAACAAGACCTTGGCGTCATTCTCGAACGAATGACTCCCATTCCGGGGTTGCCCGATCTCGTATTTACGGCCAATGCCGGCATCGTGGTCGGACGAACCGCCGTCGTGAGTCGCTTCCGGTATCCTGAACGGCAACGAGAAGAAGTTCACTTTGAGAATTGGTTTCGGAAGCATGGCTATGAGGTGATGACGCTAGAAGCAGGCCTTCATTTTGAAGGCGCGGGAGATTTCCTGGGCTTCCCGGAATATTGGTTCGGCGGATATCGACAGCGATCGGATATCCGCGTCTTCCCGATTCTCAGTGAGCGTTTTCACCGAGAAATTATTCCGCTCGAACTCGTCGATAGCCGCTTCTATCATCTGGATACTTGCTTCTGCCCCTTGAGCGGCGGCGAGCTTCTGTATTTCCCCGCTGCATTTGATAGCTATGGCAGGACAGCGATCGCAGAACGTGTTCCGGACAAACTGCGCCTCGCCGTCCCGGAAGATGAAGCCTTGAAATTCGCCTGCAATGCCGTCTGCGTCGAGAAACACGTCGTCCTCCCTGCCGAATGCCCCGCGACTCAGGCTTGGCTTCGCATAAGAGGGTATGAAACCCACCCGGTTCAGCTCGATGAGTTTATGAGGTCGGGCGGCTCGGCTAAATGCCTCACGCTGATGCTGGATTGA
- a CDS encoding Glycerol-3-phosphate dehydrogenase [NAD(P)+] translates to MSTTINKIGVIGAGAWGTALAKHLAEKGLEVRLWAYEPHVVNAINTSHENPVFLKDVLLPRSLTATSSLVEAVTNRDGVLFAVPSHLTRSLLHQLAPCLSGPLPFVCATKGIEENTAKLMTQVMEDELPPFVHRSFMVLSGPSFASELSAGLPTAVCLAGSDEQLVRQFQRALMTPVFRVYADTDVIGVQLGGALKNVMALAAGVIDGLDLGLNARAALITRGLAESIRLGVAMGADSRTFYGLSGVGDLVLTCTGTLSRNHWVGVRLGKGEKLKTILAGMQAVAEGVRTSRAALTLARRYRIDMPIIQEINAVLYDDKSCRKAVSDLMERDAKPEKGWA, encoded by the coding sequence ATGTCGACCACGATCAACAAGATCGGCGTTATTGGAGCCGGAGCATGGGGCACAGCTCTGGCAAAACACCTGGCCGAGAAGGGGCTGGAGGTTCGTCTCTGGGCCTACGAGCCCCATGTCGTCAACGCTATCAATACCTCTCATGAAAATCCGGTCTTCCTCAAAGACGTCCTTCTTCCTCGAAGTTTGACGGCTACCTCCTCACTCGTAGAGGCCGTCACGAACCGCGATGGAGTTCTGTTTGCCGTTCCTTCGCACCTCACTCGATCCCTGTTGCATCAGTTGGCACCCTGCCTTTCCGGTCCCCTGCCGTTCGTGTGTGCAACCAAAGGCATTGAGGAAAACACGGCCAAGCTGATGACCCAGGTCATGGAGGACGAGTTGCCGCCGTTCGTGCATCGCTCCTTTATGGTGCTTTCAGGACCGAGCTTTGCGTCGGAACTCAGCGCAGGCCTCCCCACGGCCGTATGTCTGGCCGGGTCCGATGAGCAATTGGTGAGGCAGTTTCAACGCGCGTTGATGACGCCCGTATTTCGGGTATACGCGGACACAGATGTCATCGGCGTTCAACTCGGCGGGGCCCTCAAGAATGTGATGGCGCTGGCCGCCGGTGTAATCGACGGTCTGGACCTCGGACTCAATGCCCGTGCGGCGCTCATTACTCGCGGCCTGGCTGAAAGCATCCGACTGGGCGTGGCAATGGGAGCTGATTCTCGCACGTTCTATGGACTTTCCGGGGTCGGCGATCTGGTACTGACCTGTACGGGCACACTCAGCCGGAACCATTGGGTAGGAGTTCGGCTCGGCAAGGGAGAAAAGCTGAAGACGATATTGGCCGGAATGCAGGCTGTCGCAGAAGGTGTTCGGACGAGTCGTGCGGCCCTCACGTTGGCCCGCCGCTATCGGATCGATATGCCGATCATTCAGGAAATCAACGCCGTCCTCTATGACGATAAATCCTGTCGAAAAGCCGTCAGTGATTTGATGGAACGGGATGCGAAACCGGAGAAGGGATGGGCATGA
- a CDS encoding Circadian phase modifier — MGMNPEGLERLLQQIRHGHVTVEQALQRLRSLPFEDLGFASLDHHRSLRQGFPEVILCEGKTTAQVIAIARALIKKQGPFLATRADPSVARAIRRLDRRAQHYPDARIVAIRPSRQTRHGHILVVTAGTADLPVAEEARVTAEVMGSHVERLYDVGVAGIHRLLGKKERLFDARVIIVAAGMDGVLPSVVGGLVHCPVIAVPTSRGYGASFGGVAALLTMLNSCAAGVGVLNIDNGFGAACLAHRINMLGSGRDERETRDKREK; from the coding sequence ATGGGCATGAATCCGGAAGGGCTCGAACGGCTGTTACAACAGATCCGTCACGGACACGTGACGGTAGAACAGGCGCTTCAGCGCTTACGATCATTGCCTTTCGAGGATCTGGGCTTTGCTTCGCTCGATCATCATCGATCGTTACGGCAGGGATTCCCCGAGGTGATCTTGTGTGAGGGAAAAACCACGGCGCAGGTCATCGCCATCGCTCGGGCACTCATCAAGAAACAGGGGCCGTTTCTGGCGACTCGTGCCGACCCATCGGTCGCGCGTGCCATTCGCCGTCTGGATCGGCGAGCGCAGCACTATCCCGATGCGCGTATTGTGGCGATTCGCCCATCCAGGCAGACACGACACGGACATATACTCGTCGTCACCGCGGGAACTGCGGACCTGCCCGTGGCGGAAGAAGCCCGTGTGACCGCAGAAGTGATGGGAAGCCATGTCGAGCGGCTGTATGATGTCGGTGTCGCGGGTATTCACCGGTTGCTCGGAAAGAAAGAGCGGCTGTTCGATGCGCGGGTCATCATTGTTGCGGCCGGTATGGACGGCGTCCTGCCGAGTGTGGTGGGAGGCTTGGTCCACTGCCCCGTCATTGCCGTGCCGACCAGCCGAGGCTATGGCGCGAGTTTCGGAGGAGTCGCTGCACTGCTGACGATGCTCAATTCCTGCGCGGCCGGTGTGGGAGTGCTGAATATCGACAACGGATTCGGCGCGGCCTGCCTCGCGCATCGGATCAATATGTTGGGTTCCGGCCGAGACGAGCGGGAAACGCGCGACAAGCGAGAAAAGTGA
- a CDS encoding Sodium/calcium exchanger membrane region, with amino-acid sequence MTVLYYVLLFLLSVAVTLGGCAIFTNAIEWLGKRLGISEGAVGSIFAAIGTTLPETSIPIIAIFFGESREEVEVGLGAILGAPFMLSTLVLPMLAVLLLLYARAGKRTARFQLNYREVLMDLTFFMIGYFVALGCAFVPSRLIHLIAAGVLICLYVYYMKLKFEPAGGEEGSELEPLIFDKAAAIPSSAMIGVQALLGLGGLIVGAHLFVMAAESMAGLFAMSPLILALLIAPLATELPEMSNSFLWLYRKKDRLAVANVTGAMVFQGTFPVALGLVGTEWSIAPSALTTMIVAVQAVGLCLLQILIGGRWRPWLLAAGALFYIGYTVHLYVN; translated from the coding sequence GTGACCGTTCTGTACTACGTTCTCCTCTTTCTCCTCTCCGTCGCGGTCACGCTCGGTGGCTGCGCGATCTTTACCAATGCCATTGAATGGTTGGGCAAGCGGCTGGGTATCTCCGAGGGCGCCGTCGGCAGTATCTTTGCCGCCATCGGCACGACGCTGCCTGAAACCTCAATCCCGATCATTGCGATTTTCTTCGGCGAAAGCCGCGAAGAGGTGGAGGTCGGCTTGGGAGCCATCTTAGGCGCGCCGTTCATGCTCAGCACGCTGGTGTTGCCCATGTTGGCCGTGCTTCTGCTGCTCTATGCACGAGCCGGTAAGCGGACCGCCCGATTTCAGCTCAACTATCGGGAAGTGCTGATGGACCTCACGTTTTTTATGATCGGATATTTTGTCGCTTTGGGTTGCGCCTTCGTGCCCTCCAGGCTGATTCATCTCATCGCGGCCGGTGTATTGATCTGTTTGTATGTTTACTACATGAAGCTCAAATTCGAACCGGCGGGTGGTGAAGAAGGGAGTGAACTCGAGCCGTTGATTTTCGACAAGGCCGCTGCCATACCATCATCTGCGATGATCGGGGTTCAAGCCCTCTTGGGTCTAGGAGGGTTGATAGTGGGCGCTCATTTGTTCGTCATGGCCGCAGAGTCGATGGCCGGTTTATTCGCGATGTCGCCGCTGATTTTAGCGCTGCTCATCGCACCGCTCGCCACGGAGCTGCCGGAGATGTCCAACAGCTTTCTGTGGCTCTATCGCAAAAAAGACCGACTCGCCGTGGCCAATGTCACAGGGGCCATGGTTTTTCAAGGTACCTTCCCGGTCGCTCTGGGGTTGGTCGGAACCGAATGGTCGATCGCGCCATCGGCATTGACCACCATGATCGTGGCCGTGCAGGCGGTGGGACTTTGCCTCCTGCAGATTTTGATCGGAGGCCGGTGGCGGCCGTGGCTGCTCGCCGCCGGCGCTCTTTTTTATATCGGCTATACGGTGCATCTCTATGTCAATTGA
- a CDS encoding 4-hydroxythreonine-4-phosphate dehydrogenase — translation MGDPAGIGPEVIAKALSGAHLHNICRSIVIGSLPVMERTIKALKLKLNIVRVHGHETTAPRRGTVAVLDPLETPLRTFKPGIAAAETGAASVAFIKKAVELAQIGCIEGMVTAPINKEAINMAGCRYPGHTELLADLTHVRESGMMIVGGPLRIMFVTTHVAIRDLALLLTQAKIEKAIRLAQSALTTLFGIKRPRIGVAALNPHAGEHGLFGDEEARIILPAARAARQEGILASDPLPADTLFGKAAKGSFDGVVALYHDQGLIPLKLVAFGTCVNLTVGLPIIRTSVDHGTAFDIVGQGIADPGSLVAAVKLAAGIARNRTAATSSRTKRAGRVA, via the coding sequence ATGGGAGACCCGGCCGGTATCGGTCCGGAAGTGATCGCCAAGGCTCTGTCCGGAGCTCACCTGCACAATATTTGCCGATCGATCGTGATCGGATCGCTTCCTGTCATGGAGCGAACGATCAAGGCACTGAAGCTCAAACTCAACATCGTTCGAGTTCACGGTCATGAAACGACGGCGCCGCGGAGAGGAACGGTGGCCGTGTTGGATCCGCTGGAGACACCGTTGAGGACATTCAAGCCTGGTATCGCAGCAGCGGAGACCGGTGCCGCTTCTGTCGCCTTTATCAAGAAAGCCGTCGAACTGGCTCAGATCGGCTGTATCGAGGGAATGGTGACGGCGCCCATCAATAAGGAAGCCATCAATATGGCCGGCTGCCGGTACCCGGGCCATACCGAATTGTTGGCCGATCTCACTCACGTGCGCGAGTCGGGCATGATGATTGTGGGCGGGCCGTTACGCATCATGTTCGTCACGACACATGTCGCGATCCGAGATCTTGCGTTGCTGCTGACTCAAGCAAAAATTGAAAAGGCGATTCGTCTGGCTCAATCGGCGTTGACGACGCTGTTCGGCATCAAACGCCCCAGGATAGGAGTAGCTGCCCTCAATCCCCATGCCGGTGAGCATGGATTGTTCGGCGATGAGGAAGCTCGAATAATTCTTCCAGCCGCCCGTGCGGCCCGGCAGGAAGGCATTCTGGCCAGTGACCCTCTGCCGGCTGATACCCTATTCGGGAAAGCCGCGAAAGGGTCGTTTGACGGTGTCGTCGCCCTCTACCACGATCAGGGTCTCATTCCTCTAAAGCTGGTTGCCTTCGGCACATGCGTCAATCTTACCGTAGGCTTGCCTATCATCCGCACCTCAGTAGATCATGGAACAGCTTTTGATATCGTCGGACAGGGCATCGCCGATCCCGGAAGTCTGGTTGCAGCCGTCAAGCTGGCCGCCGGGATCGCTCGGAATAGAACGGCGGCAACATCAAGCAGGACGAAACGAGCCGGACGTGTCGCCTGA
- a CDS encoding SSU rRNA (adenine(1518)-N(6)/adenine(1519)-N(6))-dimethyltransferase: protein MDSPLPPAAIKRLGQNFLIDPNIIRKIVSLAELTPTDTVLEIGPGRGILTEALCYTAGHVTAIEIDPRLYAYLTERQPRFSNLTLVLDDAMTYPIEHLPSGTIVVANLPYYLSTPLLFRLLDQRDRFPRMVLMLQNEVVDRLVAKPDRSDYGVLSVLAQYAAEITKVFRVSAQCFRPRPEVDSAVVLLKTKHQRALDREEEPKFSALVKAAFAHRRKTLVNSLKDEGYEQKPVAAALNSLSLSPSTRAETLSIAQFIELTRRIYGTGFSSLRQ, encoded by the coding sequence GTGGACTCTCCTCTTCCCCCTGCAGCGATCAAACGTCTTGGACAGAATTTTCTCATTGATCCCAACATTATCCGTAAAATCGTCTCGCTGGCCGAGCTGACCCCGACCGATACCGTTCTGGAAATCGGGCCAGGGCGCGGCATTCTCACAGAAGCGCTTTGTTATACCGCCGGCCATGTGACGGCGATCGAGATCGATCCACGGCTCTATGCGTACCTGACTGAACGACAGCCCAGGTTTTCGAATCTCACACTCGTCCTCGACGATGCGATGACCTATCCGATCGAGCACCTTCCGAGCGGCACCATCGTCGTCGCGAATCTTCCATACTATTTGTCCACTCCTCTCCTCTTCCGGCTTCTCGACCAGCGCGACCGTTTCCCCCGCATGGTGCTTATGCTGCAAAATGAGGTCGTCGATCGATTGGTCGCGAAACCCGATCGCTCCGACTACGGAGTGCTTTCAGTCCTGGCCCAGTATGCGGCGGAAATCACGAAAGTATTCCGAGTCTCCGCGCAGTGTTTCAGACCAAGACCGGAAGTCGACTCTGCCGTGGTTCTGCTGAAGACCAAGCACCAGAGAGCGCTGGACCGGGAGGAAGAGCCTAAATTTTCCGCGCTCGTGAAAGCCGCCTTCGCCCACCGCCGTAAAACACTGGTCAATTCGCTGAAAGATGAGGGATACGAGCAGAAACCGGTGGCAGCAGCATTGAATTCCCTCTCGCTCTCTCCCTCCACCCGTGCGGAGACCCTTTCCATCGCGCAATTCATCGAATTGACCCGCCGCATATACGGGACAGGCTTCTCGAGCCTCCGCCAATGA
- a CDS encoding diguanylate cyclase/phosphodiesterase (GGDEF & EAL domains) with PAS/PAC sensor(s): MIKILLVEDNDIDARLTKDILAEWGTKEFDILHVTCLNDAVARLARARFDAVLLDLSLPDGYGLSTVRQMQAANPTIAIIVLSGLNDQTLALQAVQNGAQDYLIKGQGQSELLARSIRYAIERKRAEERLTYLAQYDQLTGLVNRTLFRDRLIQAMARSKRLQQPLGLMLLDLDQFKPVNDTMGHNVGDQLLKAVAERLQECVREVDTVARMGGDEFTIILEGLTCEEDITLVAQRITQLLAEPFHLGEHRASIGVSIGITVYPTDDHEVDELLKHADAAMYRAKQQGGSSFQFHIPHDSTSPTRLNS, from the coding sequence ATGATCAAAATCTTATTAGTCGAAGACAACGACATCGATGCGCGTCTAACCAAGGACATCTTGGCGGAATGGGGCACGAAAGAATTCGATATCCTCCATGTGACTTGTTTGAATGACGCCGTTGCACGGCTGGCCCGTGCCCGCTTCGATGCCGTCCTCTTGGATCTGTCACTTCCTGACGGCTACGGGCTTTCAACAGTACGCCAAATGCAAGCCGCGAATCCTACAATCGCCATCATCGTGCTGAGCGGACTCAATGATCAGACGCTCGCGTTACAAGCTGTCCAGAATGGTGCACAGGATTACCTCATCAAGGGACAGGGGCAGTCTGAGCTATTGGCCCGCTCCATCCGGTATGCCATTGAACGAAAACGGGCTGAAGAACGGCTGACCTATCTTGCTCAATACGATCAGCTGACGGGCCTGGTGAACCGCACCTTGTTTCGTGATCGCCTTATCCAAGCCATGGCGCGCAGCAAACGGCTCCAACAGCCTCTCGGGCTCATGCTGCTCGATCTCGATCAATTCAAACCGGTGAACGATACCATGGGCCACAATGTCGGTGATCAGCTTTTGAAGGCCGTCGCGGAACGGCTTCAAGAGTGTGTGCGCGAAGTGGACACGGTCGCCCGCATGGGAGGAGATGAGTTCACGATTATCCTCGAAGGCCTGACGTGCGAAGAGGACATCACGCTTGTCGCACAGCGAATCACCCAGTTACTGGCGGAACCATTCCACCTTGGGGAGCACAGAGCTTCGATCGGAGTCAGTATCGGTATTACCGTCTACCCGACCGATGATCACGAAGTCGATGAGCTCTTAAAGCATGCCGATGCCGCCATGTATCGGGCCAAGCAGCAGGGAGGAAGTTCATTTCAGTTCCACATTCCACATGATTCGACTTCCCCCACCCGCTTGAATTCATGA